The Blastocatellia bacterium genome contains the following window.
GCCTTCTGGACGACGCGAGAGAAACGATGAAAAACGCTGCAGGCAGGAATGCCTGTGCCACTTTTTCTGAGGAGTTCTACTGCCGTCTGGACGACGCGAGAGAAACGATGAAAAACGCTGCAGGCAGGAATGCCTGTGCTACTTTTTCTGAGGAGTTGTTCTTGCCGTTAGCCACGACGCGAGAGAAACGATGAAAAATGCCATAGGCGGCAATGCCTGTGCCACTTTTTCGGAGGAGTGATCGCCATGCACAAAAAACTACTCAACGAAGCGACCTTTCACTTAATCGTCTCAGCCGAAGGCCCGCTGCTCGTCAAGTCGGGCACAGAAGGCTGGGACCCGACCATCCCCGATATGCAGTTCGTTCGGACGCATCACGCGCAACTCGGCGAGACGGTCTTCATTCCCGGCTCGTCGCTGAAAGGCACGTTGCGCAGCTACTCGGAGAAGATCGCCCGCACGCTTGAGGTCTTTTGTTGTGATCCGTTTGACGGAGAAAATTCGTGCGGCAAGCGATTGGAGAAGCTCGCCAAAGAGAGCAATAGTTTCGCTATTTATGCCAACTCTTGTGTGGCCTGCAAGCTATACGGCTCAACGAATCTCGCCGGTCGCGCCGCGTTTGCCGACGCCTATCCGACAAAGCCTATTGACGTGGCCAAGCAACTGACTAAGCGCACGGCTGTAGCGATTGATCGAGTGCTTGGTTCTGTCGCCGTTGGGCCGTTTGATTTTGAGGCGCTCATGAGCGGAGAGTTTGAAACGCAAATCCGAGTCCGCAACTTTGAGTTGTGGCAACTGGGACTGCTCGGTCTGGCCGTGCGTGATCTCTGTCTGGGGCGAATCAAAGTCGGCTACGGCAAATCGCGTGGGTTCGGCAGCGTGTCGGCCCGACTCAAAAAGCTCGAACTGCGCTCGATTGCCGAAGATGGCCTCCAGTGGGCGGACGGCAGGCTCAGCATCAAAGGCATCGGCGCGTTGCTCGGTGATGAGGCCACGAAATATGAGATCAGAGAACAAGCGGAGCTTGAGCCAATCGCCATTGATACCAGCCTCAAACCGGTTGATGACCTACTGGGTGCAAGCATCATCTTTGAGCGGCAGGCTGATTCAACGGAGTGGTGCGCGCCGGATGCAACGTTGCTCTTCAGCCAGTGCGTGAAGTCGGCGTGGAATGCCTACGTGAAGACCCACAAAGCGGGAGGTCAACATGGCTAATGGGATCGTCGCAAGTTTGCGTGGCGACTGGAGCGCCGTGGTGAATGCCGTCAATGCTGTCTTCGATGGAGCCAAGTTCATCTTGATGGCTGAAGACGGTGATGCCAGTCAGCCGCCGTGTTTTTGCTGGCTCACGGCGCTCGATCAAGCTGCGTGCTATCCGCGTGGCCGTGCGTTCAATGAACGGCAGGAAGTGCGATGGCGTGAGGCCGGAGCTGGCCGGTTCACAGCCGTCTATCTTTCAGAGACGAGTGAGCCGCCGCCCAGTGCTGGATTTGAAGCAAGCAGCGCAGAATGGCAAACGCAGCGAACGAGTCAAAAACTCTACGGTAAGTGGAGTCAGACGGCTGGCGATTGGGTCGAGGTGATGGTGCCGGGAACGAGAGGAAAATATGGGGATGTGATCTCCGGCATCCCGACGCTCAACGCTCTTGATCCGCCGCCGAATGCGCTGAAGCTCGAAGTCGTGGATTATTCGCGTGACGGCATGGTGCAACTGACGCGATTTCGTACGATTGAGGAATACTGGGAGTCGTGATGTTTGAAAGAAATAATGTTTGAAATGTGGCCGGGCGAGCGGCCCGCGCGAAGGTAGCCAGACGTGAAACGTCTGGAACACGAGGCGAAAAATGACGGCGCGTTGAAGACGCGCCCCGACAACATCGGGCGTCAAGGCACAATGTGTGGAGGACGGATGTGAGGATCGAACGCTGGCCGCGCAAGCGGCCCGCGCGAAGGTAGCCAGACGTGAAACGTCTGGAGAAATGATGTTTGAAATGTGGCCGCGCAAGCGGCCCGCGCGAAGGTAGCCAGACGTGAAACGTCTGGAACACGAGGCGAAAAGTAAACGGCGCGTTGAA
Protein-coding sequences here:
- a CDS encoding RAMP superfamily CRISPR-associated protein; translation: MHKKLLNEATFHLIVSAEGPLLVKSGTEGWDPTIPDMQFVRTHHAQLGETVFIPGSSLKGTLRSYSEKIARTLEVFCCDPFDGENSCGKRLEKLAKESNSFAIYANSCVACKLYGSTNLAGRAAFADAYPTKPIDVAKQLTKRTAVAIDRVLGSVAVGPFDFEALMSGEFETQIRVRNFELWQLGLLGLAVRDLCLGRIKVGYGKSRGFGSVSARLKKLELRSIAEDGLQWADGRLSIKGIGALLGDEATKYEIREQAELEPIAIDTSLKPVDDLLGASIIFERQADSTEWCAPDATLLFSQCVKSAWNAYVKTHKAGGQHG